A segment of the Diceros bicornis minor isolate mBicDic1 chromosome 40, mDicBic1.mat.cur, whole genome shotgun sequence genome:
AGACCTAATGAGCCTCTGCTAGCTCAGGGCACTGCAGCATCTGGGAGCCAGGCTCCCTGCTTCACTAGTCTAGGGTAGTGATCCAGGTAGTCCATGAGGGGCAGTGTGCCCAGGAGCTGGTCTTGCCCAGGTGAGGCTCCCTTGAGTGGAGAGGCAGCGTGCACAGTGGCTCTGAGAAGCTGGAGGAGCATACACTGGGTTGTTTTTCCCTGTCTGGGGTTGGCAGAGAGTATGGTGACCGTGGACTAGGAGTGGTTAGAAGCTACACAGGTCTTAGGGGACTCATCCCTTCCTCAGTCTACTTTGCACCTACTGGGAGCTTCCACTCTTAGAAATTACATTTCCATGTCTCGTTTTGCAACATCAGAGTCCAGTCATCGGCCCTGGGCCAGTcccataattttcctttcttcaaaaTCAGTGTTGATGAGTCTATTTCCTGCTTGTTGCACTTAAAGGCTTAGCACGCCCTCCTTTTGCAGGGTGCACAGACATGTCACAACCATGCTGCGATTTGCGTTTATTTACAAAAAGCCTTACTGAATCCTCTGACACCAGGAACCAGCGAATAGCCAGGGTGCCGGGCAGTCCCAGCCCCAGTGAAGCAGAACCCCTTCCTTGACCATGTGGATAAAAGGCTTGGGCCTTGTTAGAGTCGGTCAGAGCATCTGAGTGCAGAGGAAGACATAGGCCACAACGGCAGGGACACGGGTTCCTCTGTAACCAGGTTACAGGTGCAGCCTGTAGCTGTGAAGTCTGCTGCCCTTTGATCTTCTCTTGCTTCTGGGCCTCTGGCCTTGGCCCTCACTGTCTTCTTAGAAATCTGGGTCTAGGCCTGAACGAGATTCACAGGTACAGCCGCTTCTGCTTGAAGGTAGGCTGTGTCTAAGAAGGAGAGCAGGTGAGGGAGTGAGGTGAGTTCTGGGAGTGTAGATTCTGACTGGCATCACCATTGGGCTGGTCACTAGCCCTTCTGACTCAGGGTCAACCTGTGGCTCAGGACTGACTCAGGCCCTCTTGTGGAGTGAGTCTGCATGTAAATATCTTCGCTCTTCGGCAGTTCTGAAACACCACCACCATAATGCAAAGAGGTAAAGATCCACATGAAAGGGCAAAAAATGCGAAAGGGTATATTCTGTGCCCTTATCCTTACATTTGCATTTTGACTTTCTCTACAGGGCTTTCCGTTATAAGACCTATTGTGGGGAATATTCAGGATAACAATCATCTGGTGTGGGTCCTTCAAGGCCAGACCCTCATATCAGTCCCAGGGAAGCATGGCAAGGTTCCAGGTGAGTGGCCAAGGTCCGTTGAAGGCAGCCCCTGTGGCTAGAACTGTTGTGTGTTTTGTGCTCAGCTTTTCATTTCATTATTAAGAGGCTTGTTAACTGGCCCCATCTGGAGAGAAGAGCATCTCACAGGCAATAATGAGCTAGAGGGTGATCAGAGGGTTATTCTGTGACTATGGTCATGAagtcagagaagagagagaatcgAGGGAGACTGAATGGTTGGCCTGTGGAAAATGGCAGAAGACTCTCTGTGAAACTCCAAGGAGTAGGACTAGGACAAAAGAGTGGGATCTAAGGGCAGACCAGTTTTTGAATCCATGAAAGGCTGACTTTCCTAATGGAAGGagttccccagggatggagatGAAGGTCTATCTGGGTTAGGTGGTGGGCGACGGAGTGACCACTCTGTGAGTATCTGTTAGCAGATTCCAGCTCTATTGCCCTTATAGCCCTGGGTCAGGGATGCTGCCTTGGAAACAGCAACTGAATGCCACTCTTCGTGTCATGTTCGCAGTCACTATCGCCTTAACCCCATGCAAACATCCGGAGGCTCTTGAGAAAGACAGAGGGAATCCCGTGTACCTGGGACTGAAGGAACCGCAGTTCTGCCTGTTGTGCACGAAGGTTGAGGATCAGCCCACGCTGAAGCTCACAGTGAGTGTGGAAAACAAGGGTCTTGTCAACGCCTGTCTAGGAGAGGAGAGCCAACTTATTTTACAAAGTGCTCATTACAAAGTGCTCTAGATTTTATAATCTTTTAAAGGacaatttatttattatccttatgcatatttatttttggttccttttgggttgtatgtattgtgaaagaataagaaaaaattacagGGATGTTTTGAAACTCATCTGCTAAAATCACTGATTattgtatttataaaaataatttggcaaGGAGGAATGCTTTTAGAGTTATTCCTAACTCCAATGGAATATACATAGATAAagaatatataatagaatatatatgtatatatatacacatatacatgcatacacatatatacatacatgtacacatacatacatatgtatatatacacataatgtgCAGGCAAACAAGCAAGGACATTTTTAGAAGTTAATTTTCACAAGGTGGATAAGCATATTAAAACATCTTTTTGACAAAAAATAGTTTGCAATTTTAAGTGAACAAACATAATTCTCTGAACAACCATTTTAATAATTGCTAGTctccattattaaaaaaatactttaagtcGTAGGAGGATCACAAACCAGGTCTTTGTGTTAAAGGAAATCTTTTGACCTTTTTCAGCAAACAAGCACAGGCAGACACTCAATTTAATGATGAGATATaaaacagtggttttcaaccagGGACAACCCCCCCCCCCATTTGTCAATGTCTGGAGATACTTTTGGTTGTCGCAACTGGGGGCTGAGGGTATATTAATCACATCTAGTgcgtagaggccaaggatgctactaaacatcccATCATACACAGGACAGCCCGTGACGACAAAGGATTATCCTGTCCGGAaagtcagtagtgctgaggttggaGAGACCTGACAtaaaacaattgttttaattCAAAGTTCATGGCAACTGTTATGTCAATAGTCTTTGGGTTTCTCCATTTCCAAGCAACAGGTAATGGCTAAACTAGTGCTTTGCATTCTCAAAAACTTTTATGTCAACAATGTCTTCTTTCAAAGCCTCACATTAAGAACCATGGAAATTTGTGGCCTAAGGTTTTAACCATCATCTTAGCAGATATAAAGTATTTGGGCctatgattcttttttattgaggtcacattgatttataacattatgtaaatttcaggtgtacattattatatttcaacttctgtgtagactacattgtgtttacCTATAATTTTTAATCCCAGGGTATGAAGTAGAGGTCTCCAGGGCTGCTTTAATGCATGGGGAAGGCTATCTTGGACAGAAACTATCAGGGTGTAAAGAATGTGGAAAAATTCAAGCAGTCAtgtttctccctggggcctcttTCTCACCCTTCAGGAACAGAACATAATGGATCTGTACAACCAAGCTGAGCCGGTGAAGCCCTTTCTCTTCTACCACAACCAAAGTGGGACGACCTCCACCTTTGAGTCCGTGGCCTTCCCTGGCTGGTTCATTGCCGTCTGCTCCAAAGGAGACTGTTCTCTCATTCTTACCCAAGAACTGGGGCAAACCTATACCACTGACTTTAAATTCACTGTACTGGCTTAAGGTCAGTCTGGAGTTGGAGAGTGCTCTCCATGCAGAGAATCTggccttggtttcctccattCTAGCTCTTAAAGTGCTTCTGAGATGAATGTTGCCATACTGACCCACTCAACAAGGGGGAGCAGAGTTGCCACAATTATGTCTAATTTTCAGAAGTAGAAACCAGGTTAAGTGGAGAGTAAGCAGTCAAATCTTAGCCTAGAATAGGAAGGAAGTACCTGTGGTTGGGCTTTTCACACGAGGATATCTTGCTGTACCCTAAAATATTCATGCAGTGACCTAAGTGTTGGGCCAGGCTATATGCCTTTTTCCAGGGgccacatggaaaatatttcagGGATATTGAGGGTCTTTGCCATGGCCACATAGCAAAAATGTGGtacaattacaaaaataataaagaaaactctACTTAATACATTTGgtaataatattttgaataagAAATGAGGGTGATTCTTTCATTTGTAGTCCAGGTCTCTGGATTTTCAGATACGTTGTTCTGCGGTGTTGTATCAAGACCTTTCAGATCAGGATGGGAAGAAGCAGACATAGAAGTTCCATCAAAAGAAGAGATCCAAAGGAAAGCTGAGCCCCTCCAGGCTTGGCTTATGTCTCAATGAAGTTATATATTCTGCTGGTTTGAATGAAGAACTAGTGTTGTTTATGAAACTGTCACCTAAAGCATTATCACTGGATCTCAGGAAGAGTTCATGTGTGAAATAAAACTTTTGTCCTTTCAGTTTCCCTGTTATGAATGGAATGACTTTATGAAATATCATGGTCATAataagttttatagtttgcaTTCCTTGCATTCATAATAAGTTTTATAGTTTGTAAAGCAGATTCTCATGAACTCTCTCATTTCTAAAAAGAACCCTACTGGGGTTGTTGGGGAATACGGTATCCTCCTAAACTCAGGTTTCCCCAGGACTCACAACTGGGGTGAGTGGTACAAATAAGGCCTCATTAATAGAAAAAATACTCCATATTTCAGTGCATAATGCTGGTGCACAGCTAACTGAGAAATTTCCCCATCCTACTCCAGCAAGGGTTTCTGAGAGTCTTTCATGGATTTTTCCCATGAACTCACAAAACTTAACCTGACAAGGCTCCCATTCATCTAGAGTGTATTTATTACAAAGGCTTATCTGTTCTTCTACCTTTTTATGAAGTAAGGTTTCTTCCCACATAATATGAGTGAATTTCTCTGTAATATAGAGATTTTTAATGTCTGTAGTCTTGTTGTGAGTTTTGACTTTCCATCATATTTTTACTTATCTCCAAGATTTGGGGACATATGTGAGGATGCTATTTTCACAAACACATTGATGACTTCCAGGGCCCTACAGGCAAAGCCCCAACCTCCTCATCCCATCCTGATATCTTGTGCCTTTCAGCACTGAGTGACCACATTGGTGTCAGAGATTAGATTTTTCCTGGCTATAGCACAGCACTCCCCGAGCTTTTCATTTCTCATGGTTTCTACAAAAAGGTAGAACTGTTTCTCCTCTGCCTTTCCATATGTAAGTGATTTACCTAGAGCTGTGGGATGACCAGGACACTTAGGAGAGTGAAAAAGCTTCTATTAATAATTACACCGGGATGATGGGCATAAACTTGGATGCTCTAGGACCAACTGGGGTGTATAGTCTCCTGGGTGCAAGGCTAGAACCCATATCAGGCTCTCCCCAGAATTCTCTCCACATACCTGCCCAGCCGAGGAGCCAGGGTGAGCCCACGGGTGTCTCGGTACATCAATCATCCAGCAGGAGGTGAAGCTCCCAGTCTCCCCCCTTGTCTGAGAGATTCTCTTGGGGCAATCCATCCCTAATATGGGATGGGATAGCATCCCCCGACCCTCTTCACAAGGAGGGCAGAAACTTGCCACGTCTCACCACAACTCATACAAGGTAGCCCACTCTCTTCCCAGTCTTCCTCTTACTCATGAGAATACTTAATTCACTcctttgtttattcaacaaatatttatgaattccagtaacGGACCAGACACCGTTCCAGACATTGAGAACATAGTTAACAAGACAGACAATTTCCCTGGCTCCATGGAGCTGGCATTTTGGTGATGAagataatacatagatataagcctGCATACATGCATGCGTACTTACATACACATCCATGGCCATGGAGGCatacattttatgaaaaaaataatagagaagaaTTAGGGATTAGAGCATGAGTGGGGGGCGGGTGGCTCTTGTAGATAGGGCAGTCAAGGAAGATCTCATCTAGAAGTTGGCTTTTTTGCAAATGCGGGGAAGAAGTAAGGGAGGGAACTATATGATGCTCTGGGGAAGCCCATTCTTGCAGAGAAACAGGAAAGGCTCCTGGTGGGGATGAGCTGTCTGGGTGGGAGAATCAGCAGGACCCCAGTGCAGCAGGAGCAGGAAGAGTCAGAGGGCAGGGATAGACGCTCTGCAGAAAGACAAGCATCACGTGGGCTTGTGCGAGCCGTGGTGAAAGCTTTGGTTGCTATTCTGGGTGTGATGTGAAGCCGTTAGAGAGTTCTGAGCAGGGGAGCGACGTGACGGCATTTTACGTCTTTGATCCTCCTCACTGCTGGGTGGAACTTTAACTCTAGGGAGATAAGAACAGAAGCAGCAACACCAATTGGGGACCATTGTAATACTCCAGGGGAGAGAGTTAATGTTGGATCTCAGAGAACAGAATCATGTCCAGTGGTTGTGAGTTAAATGGAAGCATAGAATTTGGGCACAGAATGAgtagaattttttaatatttgggaCTG
Coding sequences within it:
- the LOC131399981 gene encoding interleukin-36 alpha-like, encoding MQRGLSVIRPIVGNIQDNNHLVWVLQGQTLISVPGKHGKVPVTIALTPCKHPEALEKDRGNPVYLGLKEPQFCLLCTKVEDQPTLKLTEQNIMDLYNQAEPVKPFLFYHNQSGTTSTFESVAFPGWFIAVCSKGDCSLILTQELGQTYTTDFKFTVLA